The following proteins come from a genomic window of Campylobacter sp. RM16189:
- a CDS encoding ribonucleoside-diphosphate reductase subunit alpha: MKVIKRNGRAEELDISKIKKYTGAAVEGLENVNLSELEVDAKIQFRDMITTEEIQQTLIKTAVDKIDIDRPNWTFVAARLFLYDLYHKVTGYNGYNHLREYFEKGEKAGRIIPGLKEKYDLDDLNDYIKPERDLQFAYLGIKTLYDRYLIKDSKGMPIELPQQMFMAIAMFLAQNELDSQGWAKKFYDLISKFEVMLATPTLSNARTTRHQLSSCYIGSTPDNIEGIFDSYKEMALLSKFGGGIGWDWCKVRAMGGSIDGHKNAAGGIIPFLKVTNDIAVAVDQLGTRKGAIAVYVEPWHMDVSDFLDLRKNSGEERRRAHELFPSLWINDLFMKRLKSNDRWTLFDPAQVSDLCDLYGEEFEKRYVEYENDESIQKNTILAKELWKKILTSYFETGMPFLCFKDNANRANPNDHDGLIRSSNLCTEIFQNTEPNYYKIKITFDNGEEMVFDEEDDVTIDSGITKKAKKLSALDSLDKKQIFIVEKENVEGKTAVCNLASINLSKINSKEDIKRVVPIAVRMLDNVIDLNFYPHKKVKHTNLSSRSIGLGVMGEAQMLALKGIKWGSYDHLALIDSIMENMSYQAIYSSSNLAVEKGKYPTFEGSKWSKGIFPIDVANENAKALVNRGGLFDEDVCDWDWLRQKVKTDGMRNGYLMAIAPTSSISILVGTTQTIEPVYKRKWFEQNLSGMIPTVVPDLSPDTWQFYTPAYELDQRVLVKAGAIRQKWIDQGQSLNIFMSLDKASGGYLNEIYTLAWELGLKSTYYLRSESPDSNKVNNVADRSIECEGCQ, encoded by the coding sequence GTGAAAGTCATAAAACGTAACGGAAGAGCTGAAGAGCTTGATATAAGTAAGATCAAAAAATACACAGGTGCCGCGGTTGAAGGGCTAGAAAACGTAAATTTAAGCGAGCTTGAGGTCGATGCTAAGATTCAGTTTCGTGACATGATAACGACCGAAGAGATCCAGCAAACACTCATCAAGACCGCCGTGGATAAGATAGATATAGACCGCCCTAACTGGACTTTTGTCGCGGCGCGCTTGTTTTTGTACGATCTTTATCATAAGGTTACGGGTTATAACGGCTACAATCATCTGCGCGAATACTTTGAAAAGGGCGAGAAAGCAGGGCGCATTATCCCCGGACTTAAAGAAAAATACGATTTGGACGATCTAAACGATTACATTAAGCCTGAGCGCGACTTGCAGTTTGCCTATCTTGGTATAAAGACGCTTTATGATCGCTATTTGATTAAGGATAGCAAGGGTATGCCTATCGAGCTTCCGCAGCAGATGTTTATGGCTATTGCGATGTTTTTAGCGCAAAATGAGCTTGATTCTCAGGGTTGGGCTAAGAAATTTTACGACCTTATCAGCAAATTTGAAGTCATGCTTGCAACTCCTACTCTTTCAAACGCCCGCACAACTCGCCACCAGCTAAGTAGCTGCTATATCGGAAGCACGCCTGATAATATCGAAGGGATTTTTGATAGTTACAAAGAGATGGCGCTTTTAAGCAAATTTGGAGGCGGTATCGGCTGGGATTGGTGCAAGGTACGCGCTATGGGCGGCAGTATCGACGGACATAAAAACGCCGCAGGTGGAATTATACCATTCTTAAAAGTAACTAACGACATAGCCGTAGCGGTCGATCAGCTTGGCACGAGAAAGGGCGCTATAGCCGTATATGTCGAGCCTTGGCATATGGATGTAAGCGACTTCCTTGACCTGCGTAAAAATTCGGGCGAAGAAAGACGCAGGGCGCACGAGCTATTCCCATCGCTGTGGATAAATGATCTCTTTATGAAGCGACTTAAGTCAAATGATCGCTGGACGCTATTTGACCCTGCGCAAGTTAGCGATCTGTGCGACCTGTATGGCGAAGAATTTGAAAAGCGTTATGTGGAATATGAAAATGACGAGAGTATTCAGAAAAACACTATCTTGGCCAAAGAGCTTTGGAAAAAAATTCTAACCAGTTACTTTGAGACGGGCATGCCGTTTTTGTGCTTTAAGGATAATGCAAACAGAGCCAATCCAAACGATCACGACGGACTTATAAGAAGCTCAAATTTATGCACCGAAATTTTCCAAAATACCGAGCCGAATTATTACAAGATCAAAATAACTTTTGATAATGGCGAAGAGATGGTGTTTGATGAGGAAGATGACGTTACTATTGATAGCGGCATAACGAAAAAGGCTAAGAAGCTAAGTGCGCTTGACAGCCTTGACAAAAAGCAAATTTTCATAGTTGAGAAAGAAAACGTAGAGGGCAAAACAGCGGTTTGTAACCTGGCAAGCATAAATTTAAGCAAGATAAATTCCAAAGAGGACATCAAGCGAGTAGTGCCGATCGCCGTTAGGATGCTTGATAACGTAATCGATCTAAATTTCTATCCGCACAAAAAAGTAAAACATACGAATTTATCCTCTCGCTCGATCGGACTTGGCGTGATGGGCGAAGCGCAAATGCTCGCGCTTAAAGGCATCAAATGGGGTAGCTACGACCACCTAGCCTTGATAGATAGCATAATGGAAAATATGAGCTATCAGGCTATCTACTCAAGCTCAAATTTAGCCGTTGAAAAGGGTAAATACCCGACTTTTGAAGGCTCAAAATGGAGCAAGGGAATCTTCCCGATAGATGTAGCAAACGAAAACGCAAAAGCTCTCGTAAATCGCGGAGGGCTGTTTGATGAGGATGTTTGCGATTGGGATTGGTTGAGGCAGAAGGTTAAAACCGACGGCATGCGAAACGGCTATCTAATGGCTATTGCGCCGACTAGCTCGATATCTATCCTTGTGGGCACCACGCAGACGATTGAGCCTGTGTATAAACGCAAGTGGTTTGAACAAAATTTAAGCGGTATGATACCGACTGTCGTGCCTGATCTGAGCCCTGATACGTGGCAGTTTTACACGCCTGCATATGAGCTTGATCAAAGAGTCTTGGTAAAAGCCGGCGCTATCCGCCAAAAGTGGATAGATCAAGGACAAAGCCTAAATATATTCATGAGCCTTGATAAGGCAAGCGGCGGCTATCTGAACGAAATTTATACGCTTGCTTGGGAGCTTGGACTTAAATCAACATATTATCTACGCTCCGAAAGCCCTGATAGCAACAAAGTAAATAATGTAGCCGATCGCTCTATCGAGTGTGAGGGGTGTCAGTAA
- the purB gene encoding adenylosuccinate lyase, with the protein MVERYSRKEMADKWSMQAKYDAWLKVEIAAVKAWNKLGFISDEDCEKIAKNAKFDIARVDEIEKTTKHDVIAFLTSISESLGDESRFVHYGMTSSDCIDTAVALQVRDSLELIIKDVQNLMSAIKKRAYEHKHTLMVGRSHGIHGEPITFGLVLAIWYDEIKRGLELIKNAKEVISYGKISGAMGNFAHAPLELEEFTCAELGLSCAPASNQVIQRDRYAHVINAIAILASSCEKIAVAVRHYQRTEVYECEEYFSAGQKGSSAMPHKRNPVLSENITGLCRVLRGYIMPMLENVALWHERDISHSSVERFVLPDAFITADFMLVRLTNLIENLVVYPENMMKNLNLTGGLVFSQRVLLELPKRGISREDAYKIVQRNAMKVWADLQQNKPAINEKGESLYLQNLLNDEDLNKALSKDEIKACFEYSYYTKNVDKIFARVFK; encoded by the coding sequence ATGGTAGAACGATACTCTCGCAAGGAGATGGCTGATAAGTGGAGTATGCAGGCTAAGTATGACGCTTGGCTAAAAGTTGAGATAGCAGCGGTCAAGGCTTGGAACAAGCTTGGGTTCATAAGCGATGAGGACTGTGAAAAGATAGCTAAAAACGCAAAATTTGACATCGCTAGAGTAGACGAGATAGAAAAGACCACGAAGCATGATGTTATAGCATTTTTAACTAGTATTAGCGAGAGTTTGGGAGACGAGAGTCGTTTTGTGCATTACGGCATGACAAGTAGCGATTGTATCGATACGGCTGTTGCTTTGCAGGTAAGAGATAGCCTAGAGCTTATCATAAAAGATGTGCAAAATTTGATGAGTGCCATCAAAAAACGCGCTTATGAGCATAAGCATACATTGATGGTCGGCAGAAGCCACGGAATTCATGGCGAGCCGATAACATTCGGGCTTGTGCTTGCGATCTGGTATGACGAGATAAAAAGAGGTCTTGAACTTATAAAAAATGCAAAAGAAGTCATAAGCTACGGCAAAATTTCAGGCGCAATGGGAAATTTCGCGCATGCACCGCTTGAGCTTGAAGAATTTACTTGCGCCGAGCTTGGATTAAGCTGCGCGCCAGCAAGCAATCAAGTTATCCAGCGCGACCGCTATGCTCACGTTATAAACGCCATCGCAATCCTTGCTTCAAGCTGCGAAAAGATAGCCGTAGCCGTTCGCCACTATCAGCGCACTGAAGTTTATGAGTGCGAGGAGTATTTCAGCGCCGGACAAAAAGGCTCAAGCGCGATGCCGCACAAGCGAAATCCGGTTCTAAGCGAAAATATCACCGGTCTTTGCCGAGTTCTTAGAGGCTACATTATGCCTATGCTTGAAAACGTAGCGCTTTGGCACGAGCGCGATATCAGCCACAGCTCTGTTGAGAGATTTGTACTGCCTGATGCGTTTATAACGGCTGATTTTATGCTGGTTCGTCTTACAAATTTGATAGAAAATTTAGTCGTTTACCCTGAAAATATGATGAAAAATTTAAATCTAACGGGTGGGCTTGTCTTTTCTCAACGCGTGCTTTTAGAGCTTCCAAAACGCGGAATTTCACGCGAAGATGCCTATAAAATCGTACAAAGAAACGCGATGAAGGTTTGGGCTGATCTGCAGCAAAACAAGCCTGCGATAAATGAAAAAGGCGAGAGCTTGTATCTACAGAATTTGCTAAATGACGAGGATTTAAATAAGGCGCTTAGTAAGGATGAGATAAAGGCTTGTTTTGAGTATAGCTACTATACGAAAAATGTTGATAAAATTTTTGCAAGAGTGTTTAAATAA
- a CDS encoding DUF4209 domain-containing protein, whose translation MNIEIFNSLGIDKILYDVSEFDDYCFKFKEVADLELKNGNQEKAKILSLLSSITSLCLQPDSWNEPFTPFYLFEKSRSAIVDDFSDDDLKTFSDILDHINDCRLKARIADVLWFVKRDVKFLLLAIESYIKLPFRFHPFELNCYKRAINLSLNTKQKRYLDELKIKLLDKFYNCTVDDKRCCADIADLLSLLKIDSDDAEKIFEKLENFATKYRESKDFLLSVMYYDEAKKWCKKIKNADDKLIQLTLDKSDLFCFEARDANGGIIKKICLENALEELRTIPKKDRAKINVGNRIDKIYEEIAICNSSVRDELQLIQTEPIDISEYQKQSIDLVANKDLNEAILAFTRVTPYQSYDVNKKLAQDSIRKFPLHSIFNSIFIADDGRSIAKASKEYECLNAEICKYYGIGITVSVDGAIFPAFDKLLEEHRISKRFIYDICANSSIVPKDRILLWSQGLFYGFEREFIVSSHILIPQLENLIRVLLKQENIKTTIIDDGIETEKSINALLENNELCNVIPKNLIEIFKILLTNPAGFNHRNNIVHGLLNDNSFVSSCADVYIWWLCLSLVVNNSHLRVALDNKVKSTQN comes from the coding sequence ATGAATATAGAAATTTTTAATTCACTTGGTATAGATAAGATTTTATACGATGTTAGTGAATTTGATGATTATTGTTTTAAATTTAAAGAAGTTGCGGATTTGGAGCTAAAAAACGGCAATCAAGAAAAGGCTAAAATTTTATCTTTGCTTAGTAGCATTACCTCTTTATGTTTACAACCAGATAGTTGGAATGAGCCATTTACTCCATTTTATTTGTTTGAAAAATCAAGATCTGCTATAGTAGACGATTTTAGCGATGATGATTTAAAAACTTTTTCAGATATTTTAGATCATATAAATGACTGCAGATTAAAAGCCAGGATAGCAGATGTTCTTTGGTTTGTAAAAAGAGATGTCAAATTTTTACTTCTGGCGATAGAGTCTTATATAAAATTGCCTTTTAGATTTCATCCATTTGAGTTAAATTGCTATAAAAGAGCGATTAACTTATCTTTAAATACGAAACAAAAGCGATATCTTGATGAATTAAAGATAAAACTTTTGGATAAATTTTATAACTGCACGGTTGATGATAAAAGATGCTGTGCCGATATCGCAGACTTACTATCTCTTTTAAAAATAGATAGTGATGATGCTGAAAAAATTTTTGAAAAATTAGAAAACTTTGCTACGAAATATAGAGAGTCGAAAGATTTTTTATTGTCAGTTATGTATTATGATGAAGCTAAAAAGTGGTGCAAGAAAATAAAAAATGCAGATGATAAATTAATACAGCTTACATTGGATAAATCCGATCTTTTTTGTTTTGAAGCAAGAGATGCTAATGGAGGTATCATTAAAAAAATTTGTTTAGAAAATGCATTAGAAGAACTTCGGACAATACCTAAGAAAGATAGGGCTAAAATTAATGTAGGTAATAGAATAGATAAAATTTATGAAGAAATTGCTATTTGCAATTCTAGCGTAAGAGATGAACTGCAACTTATTCAAACAGAACCTATAGATATAAGCGAATATCAAAAACAAAGCATTGATTTAGTGGCTAATAAAGATTTAAATGAGGCAATTTTGGCTTTTACAAGAGTTACCCCATATCAGTCGTATGATGTAAACAAAAAACTAGCCCAAGATTCTATTAGGAAATTCCCGCTACATAGTATTTTTAATTCTATATTTATTGCGGACGACGGGAGAAGTATTGCAAAAGCATCTAAAGAATATGAATGCCTTAATGCTGAAATTTGTAAGTATTATGGTATAGGAATTACTGTTTCTGTAGACGGAGCTATTTTTCCAGCTTTTGATAAATTACTAGAAGAGCATAGAATTTCCAAGCGATTTATCTATGACATATGTGCAAATTCATCAATCGTTCCAAAGGATAGAATTTTATTATGGTCTCAAGGATTATTTTATGGTTTTGAAAGAGAATTTATAGTTTCTAGTCATATTTTAATACCTCAATTAGAAAATTTAATAAGAGTTCTTCTAAAACAAGAAAATATAAAAACCACAATTATAGACGATGGTATTGAAACAGAGAAAAGTATTAATGCGTTACTAGAAAATAATGAGCTTTGCAATGTTATCCCTAAAAATTTAATAGAGATTTTTAAAATTTTATTAACCAACCCTGCTGGCTTCAATCACAGAAATAACATAGTTCATGGCTTACTTAACGACAATAGTTTTGTCTCTTCTTGTGCTGATGTTTATATATGGTGGCTATGCTTAAGCTTAGTAGTCAATAATAGTCATTTAAGAGTTGCTTTGGATAATAAAGTCAAATCAACTCAAAACTAG